One Isoptericola dokdonensis DS-3 genomic window, GGTGAGGATCCGCTCGTCGGCGGGCACGCGGCCGACCAGGGCCGCGAGGAGCGTCGTCTTGCCGGTGCCGGTGCCGCCGGTGACGAGCAGGTTGGCCCGGCCCCGGACGAGCCCGTCGAGCAGGGGCCGCCACGGCTCGGGCACCCCGCCGCCCGCGACGAGTGCCGGCAGGTCGAGCGTCGCCTGCCGCAGCACGCGCAGCGCGATGACGGCGCCCGCCTCGGCGACGGGCTCGACCGCGGCGTGCAGCCGCGTCCCGTCGGGGAGCCGCGCGTCCACCACGGGGCTGGCGTCGTCGAGCCGCTGCCCGGCCAGCGCCGCCATGCGGGCCGCGAGCGCCCGCACGTCCGCCGCGTCGCCGACGTCGAGCTCGGCGCGCCGCAGCCCGTCGCCCTGGTCGACCCAGACCTGCCCGGGGCCGTTGACGAGGACGTCGGTGACGCCCGGCGTCTCCAGGAGCGCCTGGAGCGGACCGGCCCCGGTGAGCTCGGCACGGGCGGCGCGGGTGAGGTCGACGAGCGCCTCGGAACCCAGCACGCGCCCGCTGGCTCGGAGCGCGTCGGCGAGCGCGTGGTCGTCCGGGAGGCCGCCCGTCGCCGAGACGCGGGAGCGCACGCCGTCGAGCAGCCCGGGGTCGAGGCGGTTCACGGTGCACCGACCGGCTGCGGCGGGACGGCGGACGCAGGTCGACCGTCGTGCGAGGCGCCGTCCACGAGGGCCGCGAGCCCCGCCGCGGCCCTCTGCAGCCGGCCGTTGCGGCGGGGCGCGGGTCCGGCGCCGAGCTCGACCGCGGCGGCCAGGCGGGGGTCCCAGCCGACGACGACGTCGACCGGGCGGCCGAGGGCGCGTGCCAGGCCCGCGGGGTCGACGCGCCCCGGGGCGGGGCCGCGCGCCACGACCGTCGGGCGCGGGGCTCCGGCGGCCGCGAGCTGCGCCGTGGTGCTGACCGCTCCCGCGACCCCCGGCACGGTGAGCGGGACGACGAGGGCGACGGCGTCGGCCGCGGCGAGCAGCGACCGGGTCGAGGCGGTCCAGCCCGGGGCACGGGGCGCGTCCAGCACGACCCGCTCGCCGGCCCGCAGCAGCGCCGTCGTGGTGTCGAGGACGACGTCGTCGGCGGGTGGGCGCGGGTCGTGTCGGCTGCCCGACAGCACGGGCACGGCGCCCCAGCGGGGCAGGGTGGCCAGCAGCGCCACGCCGTCGACGGTGCCGCGGGCGTCGGCGAGGTCCGACCAGCGCGACCCGCGCTCGTCCTCGACGCCGAGCAGCACGTCGATCCCGGCGCCGGGCACGTCGAGGTCGACGAGGGTGGCGGCCGGGCCGCGCCGCCGCCACGCACGGGCGAGCGCTGCCGCGACCACGCTGGTGCCGGCACCGCCGGCGGCGCCCACGACGGCGACGAGCCGGGCGGGGCGGTGCGGGGGCGGGGTGTCCGGTGCGGTCATGCGGCCACCCTGGCCGAACGGTGCGGCCCGCCGCCGGGACCGGCGGCGGGTCTGTGGACGCCGCGGCGCTGGGGACGGGCCGACGCGGGCCGACGCACCGCACGCCGACCGGGGACCTGCTGGTCAAGCGGCCCGTTAGGCTCCCCCTGTGAGCGTCTCGCCCCAGGATCCGTCGCCGCCGCCGGGTGCCGTGCCGAGCCGTGCCGGTCGACGGGTCGCGGCGTTCTTCGACCTGGACAAGACGATCATCGCGACGAGCTCGGCGGCCGCGTTCTCCAAGCCGTTCTTCGCCGGCGGGCTCATCACCCGCGGCGACGTGCTGCGCAGCGCGTACGCGCACTTCCTGTTCCACGTCGGCTCGGCCGACGCCGCCCAGACCGAACGGATGCGCCAGCACCTGTCCGAGCTCTCGACCGGCTGGGACTCCGCGCAGGTCCGCCGGATCGTCACCGAGACCCTCCACGAGCACATCGACCCCGTCGTGTACGCCGAGGCGGTCGAGCTCATCGCCCAGCACCACGCGCAGGGGCACGACGTGGTCGTGGTGTCGGCGTCGGGCACCGAGCTGGTCGAGCCGATCGCCGCGATGCTCGGCGCGGACCACGTGGTCGCGACGCGCATGGAGGTCGTGGACGGCCGCTTCACGGGGCAGATCGACTTCTACGCGTACGGCGAGAACAAGGCGTCCGCGAT contains:
- a CDS encoding TadA family conjugal transfer-associated ATPase → MNRLDPGLLDGVRSRVSATGGLPDDHALADALRASGRVLGSEALVDLTRAARAELTGAGPLQALLETPGVTDVLVNGPGQVWVDQGDGLRRAELDVGDAADVRALAARMAALAGQRLDDASPVVDARLPDGTRLHAAVEPVAEAGAVIALRVLRQATLDLPALVAGGGVPEPWRPLLDGLVRGRANLLVTGGTGTGKTTLLAALVGRVPADERILTVEEARELAPVHPHVVPLTARRPNVEGVGEVTLSDLVRGALRMRPDRIVVGECRGAEVRELLLALNTGHDGGMATLHANAAEHVPARLEALGALAGMGRQAVAAQAAAALDVVLHLRRHRGSRFVAQVATVGVASAAGLTVDVAARWDGADGPGPIPGRGWDALLDRWVR
- a CDS encoding P-loop NTPase; the protein is MTAPDTPPPHRPARLVAVVGAAGGAGTSVVAAALARAWRRRGPAATLVDLDVPGAGIDVLLGVEDERGSRWSDLADARGTVDGVALLATLPRWGAVPVLSGSRHDPRPPADDVVLDTTTALLRAGERVVLDAPRAPGWTASTRSLLAAADAVALVVPLTVPGVAGAVSTTAQLAAAGAPRPTVVARGPAPGRVDPAGLARALGRPVDVVVGWDPRLAAAVELGAGPAPRRNGRLQRAAAGLAALVDGASHDGRPASAVPPQPVGAP
- a CDS encoding HAD-IB family hydrolase — translated: MSVSPQDPSPPPGAVPSRAGRRVAAFFDLDKTIIATSSAAAFSKPFFAGGLITRGDVLRSAYAHFLFHVGSADAAQTERMRQHLSELSTGWDSAQVRRIVTETLHEHIDPVVYAEAVELIAQHHAQGHDVVVVSASGTELVEPIAAMLGADHVVATRMEVVDGRFTGQIDFYAYGENKASAMREIAAARGYDLDLCYAYSDSMTDAPMLAAVGHGFAVNPDRALRRLAVENGWGVLAFSRPVALRPRLRPVPTVAVSVLVVGAVAGWLVWRAARRRRE